A single genomic interval of Juglans regia cultivar Chandler chromosome 1, Walnut 2.0, whole genome shotgun sequence harbors:
- the LOC108995663 gene encoding calmodulin-like protein 3: MVIITLLLLAVLFVAGLVNIFFYFPTKKFYAWLQYISANKLSSSPITSTASPPDPVASHKLERTTAHNKPELKKIFATFDKNGDGFIAKQELRESLKNIRIFMTDKEVEEMVLKVDANGDGLIDFDEFCVLCESMAGQDQGDEAATGLESEGGEEDLKEAFGVFDKDRDGLITVEELSLVLSSLGLKEGKKVEDCKEMIRKVDMDGDGMVNFDEFKKMMKGGGRRLLLA, encoded by the coding sequence ATGGTGATAATTACCCTACTGTTATTAGCAGTTTTATTTGTTGCTGGCCTCgttaatatattcttttattttcccacCAAGAAGTTCTATGCATGGTTGCAATATATTTCAGCCAACAAATTATCTTCTTCACCCATTACCTCTACCGCCTCCCCACCTGATCCAGTTGCCTCCCACAAATTAGAGAGGACTACTGCTCACAATAAGCCTGAGCTCAAAAAGATCTTTGCCACCTTCGACAAGAATGGTGATGGATTCATAGCAAAGCAAGAGCTGCGGGAATCACTCAAGAATATCAGAATCTTCATGACCGACAAAGAGGTTGAAGAGATGGTCTTGAAGGTGGATGCTAATGGAGATGGTTTGATCGACTTTGATGAGTTCTGCGTGCTGTGCGAGTCCATGGCTGGTCAGGATCAGGGAGATGAGGCAGCAACAGGTTTAGAAAGTGAAGGTGGAGAAGAGGATTTAAAGGAGGCTTTTGGTGTGTTTGATAAAGATAGAGATGGCTTAATTACAGTAGAGGAGTTGAGTTTGGTGCTTTCTTCTTTGGGGTTAAAGGAAGGGAAGAAGGTGGAAGATTGCAAGGAGATGATTAGGAAGGTTGATATGGATGGGGATGGCATGGTTAATTTTGACGAGtttaagaagatgatgaaaggtGGAGGCCGGAGGCTTCTCTTAGCCTAG